Genomic segment of Coffea arabica cultivar ET-39 chromosome 1e, Coffea Arabica ET-39 HiFi, whole genome shotgun sequence:
ACGACGCGTGTCCGTGGGTAGCTCAGTAGGTGACACGCCATCCGGCCATGCTGCTAAGATGTTGACACCTGGCGCAATGATATCTGGCTTGAGAACATAGATTGATTCACCATTGGGACCCCTAGACGAGAATGATGCGACCACCGGCGCCGGTTTTACTCCGACCTGTGTCCCTCGGAAAACCATCGTTGCTCGAGGATCAGGGGTTGAGTTTATATATGCCCGAACATTATTACCATCTGATTCACCCAGAGCTAGTCCTGGGATTAAGTGGGCATCTGCGATGAGACCTTCGCCTAGTGGTGCAACATTGGCGACAATTACACCTAATCCACCAGCCATCCTCACAACTTCTCCTTTTGCAACGCGTGGAGAGCCACCTCGATCACACACCACTATCTTTCCCTTTACTTTCTTTGTGTCAAGAGAGCCAGGCATGCAAATACCGGCAGAGAAGCTACTAAAATGACCAGGAGTACCATGGCTTAAATCTATGGAGGCATTTCCCCCATATATCAATGGTAAAGGTGTTCTTTGGAAAGAGCGGTGGCCATGATATATGGCTGATCCTCTTAGTACTTGCCCATCTTTAAGCACAAGATTGGCTGGGAATTTTCGGTCAATTGTGCTAGCACCAACACTAGTGATCCAGGGAGCCACGTTTGTGACTGTAAACTTGTTTGGACCTTCATTTCCTGCAGAAGCAGAAACAAAAACACCTTTCTCCATAGCGCCAAAGGCCCCAATTGCAATTGGATCGAGATTGTAGGTTGCAGCTCCGCCGCCAACGGAGATGGAAATGACGTCGACACCATCCTCAACAGCCTTATCAAAAGCTGCAAGGATATCAGATTCCATACAACCTCTTTTCCAGCATATTTTGTACACTGCAATACGTGCTTTGGGAGCCATCCCTGCGGCGACGCCTGTGGCGAAACCAAGTAAGGTGGCATTGCTAACTGCTCTTCCTGCAGCTGTGGCAGCTGTGTGAGTGCCATGGCCGTCAGTGTCCCGTGGAGACATTACCTCAATGCTCTGGTCCATTCTGCCATTTCTAGCTTCATAACCAGAGGCAAAGTACCGAGCACCGATGATCTTCTTGTTGCAATGGTTTTTCGTGAACTTTTCACCTTCAGTGCACTCGCCTTTCCAGTGACTCGGGATAGGACCGAGGCCTTCATCATGAAAACTCCGATGTTCAGGCCAAATACCGGTGTCTAAAAGTCCTATCACAATATTAGATCCTGAATCAGAATCTTTCAAGAGCCCAGCTGGGTTGTCAGAAGATGAAATTCCTAGAAATTGAGGTGACCGGGTGGTTTGGAGTTGGCGAAGTTTGTCAGGTAATACAGCAAGAACACCAGGGCGGTTTTTGAGCTCTTGCACCTGTTTTGGCGTGAGTCTAGCAGAGAAGCcatgaaaaacagttttgtagGCATGGAGGAAATCTTGGGATTTTTTTCTTGTATGGGAAATTTTAGGCACTTGATCAAATGCCTGTGAAGTTGAATCCAGGCTTTGAAGAGTAGCACTGTACCATTCTTCAGCATCAGAAAACGCAGATGGTTTTAAGTCATTTTGGATTCTGATGATGTAGGTTTGAGCATCTGTTTCACCACTGCTACTTTCAACAGAAGCAAGGATGAACACGAGGAAAGTGACAGGAAAAAGTGCCCAAAACTGACTCATTCGGATCTAGTAGGATTAAGACTGGGAGATGGAGCAAGAAAAGAAGACAATGATAGTTCATGATTATGGAAGAATTGACAATTTATAGGCTATAAGAGTATCGAAAAAGTgcagaaaaatgaggaaagaaTCAAAGTAGTGTTCAACATTGGAGCGTTAATTCGAGGAAGGGTCTAAAGAATGCCTGGACAAATTGCATGGTGATTCCCAGTTGGAAA
This window contains:
- the LOC113705224 gene encoding subtilisin-like protease SBT1.5 — translated: MSQFWALFPVTFLVFILASVESSSGETDAQTYIIRIQNDLKPSAFSDAEEWYSATLQSLDSTSQAFDQVPKISHTRKKSQDFLHAYKTVFHGFSARLTPKQVQELKNRPGVLAVLPDKLRQLQTTRSPQFLGISSSDNPAGLLKDSDSGSNIVIGLLDTGIWPEHRSFHDEGLGPIPSHWKGECTEGEKFTKNHCNKKIIGARYFASGYEARNGRMDQSIEVMSPRDTDGHGTHTAATAAGRAVSNATLLGFATGVAAGMAPKARIAVYKICWKRGCMESDILAAFDKAVEDGVDVISISVGGGAATYNLDPIAIGAFGAMEKGVFVSASAGNEGPNKFTVTNVAPWITSVGASTIDRKFPANLVLKDGQVLRGSAIYHGHRSFQRTPLPLIYGGNASIDLSHGTPGHFSSFSAGICMPGSLDTKKVKGKIVVCDRGGSPRVAKGEVVRMAGGLGVIVANVAPLGEGLIADAHLIPGLALGESDGNNVRAYINSTPDPRATMVFRGTQVGVKPAPVVASFSSRGPNGESIYVLKPDIIAPGVNILAAWPDGVSPTELPTDTRRTNFNIVSGTSMSCPHVSGIAALLKGAHPDWSPAMTRSALMTTAYMHDRDGRPLLDETSYQESTVWDTGAGHVNPEKALDPGLVYDLSSIDFVNFLCASNYSREAIKEITRHGAKCPRKHNMPWEINYPAIVVVFDKTEMSDFNLNVTRTVTNVGEGASSYSVVVTNPKGSRVSVNPPKMDFSTIGQKQSFVVQIKGDKLEVAPGNAVTEWGMVTWSDGKHQVGSPVVVVWRDVF